Sequence from the Metopolophium dirhodum isolate CAU chromosome 2, ASM1992520v1, whole genome shotgun sequence genome:
CTGTAGTTTTTGTAGTTGTAATTGAAGTAGTACTGTTGTACCTATGGCGGTTTGAGATCATCATTAAGTTATGAGCAGCATTTACTGCTTCTAAACTATCATCTAACAAAGCATGCTCAGGTACAGCAGTAGCGACCGTCTCAACCAATGACGGTATACTGCAATCTGATGATGGTGAATGAGGCACAGAGTTAATTGATAAACTTGGAGAACAAAATGGCACAGAATTATCTGATGGCATATTTACAGGTGAGCCATAGTATGAATTTGTCGAAGAATTTGGAAACTGAGCACTAGGAACTTGAAGATATGCCTGAGGAAATTCTGTATACATTTGTCCATCAGAGTAATAACGAGACATATGATTATGTTTTAGGCCTCTATCATTCAAAGTAGAACAAGAGTCCAGAGAGATCCCATGTGATGTTGTAGGAAAATTGCTTAAAACGGGTTGATGAGAAGAACTGGTTAGATTTCCAATTGATGATTGACGTGATGTACTAGGTGAATTCTCTGCAGCAGCTTGATATGATGAGTTAGATATATTTTCGTGGACATATTTTAAAGACTGGCTAGTTAAATTTAGGTTCATTGATTGATATGAAGGACTAAGAGAATTCTTtagaaaatacttatttatttcattaggaAAATGTTCTTCATCACATTGGTGTGAAGTAGCTAATAAGTTTTGGTTAGGTGGGTGGTATGATGAATTAGACAATTCTTCCAATACATGTTTTGGTATCACTTTATTAGGTACTtgtaaatattgataagaatgaAGATGTAAGtctttaataaaacatttatgtcctatttcaagtttttttttacattcggaattcaatgatttattacTATCATCAGAATCAGAATAACTTTCACATGCATTTCGTAAATGTTGTGAATTGATTTTCACATCTTTatttaatggaaaaataattgtgaaaGCATGTTTAAAACGTTTTATATGTCTTTCCATATCGTCTATCATCTGAGAAATAGACTGTTTTTCAACATCTTCCGCTGAAGTAAAACGCTGTGCCAAATGTTTTTTCCAACTCAACGATATTTGTGTATTAGTTGGTTGTTCATTTTCACAATTGTCTTCTTCAATACTTGGCTTTTTTCCTTCAACATATGTATGCAACATTTCttgattttggtttaatttagaATCAAAATCACCACAAATATCACATAGGCACCGTTTAGTCAACTGTTCTAATACAGGTATATTAGGCCATGTTCTTGGGTTCGAAGTTAATAACTGTTTATACTTATACTGAATATTGAAACGAAAATCATCAAATGGTACAGTGAACTCATGACGTAGCATTTCTGCATTGGAAGGTATAACACGGAAATGATGGCTATTGGTACATTTTGgatacatacataaaaataacttacCACTATTGAATAAGTAATGAGCTGCTTCAAAACCATCAATGCCTAGTGATGTGCTTGATTCTTTACTTTGACttggtattttagtatttctATACATTTCTTGATACTCAGTTGGTTCTGTTcttgaattattttcaaaactgtgAACTGCTCTAGATTGAATTTGTGTTTTTTCATCAATGGATTCAGATCCAGATTGAATGGTAGGTGAAAGATGATCTGGTGCAATGAAATTAGATAAGTCTTGGAACTGTTGGTTTGGCTGAATTAAAGTGCTGTTGTTTGTTCTATCGTTAAATGACAAACCAGTGCTCTGGTTTAGAATTTCATTTGGagacaatttttgatttaattcatCGTcggtatatttatacaaaatatttgaatttctttTATAATCCTGACTTTGAGAAACTTCTAAAAGTTTTCCATTTGAAGAAGTTTgactttttgttttatttaaaggcCATTTATAATGAACTTTACAATTTTTACTTGACTGTTGCATTAAATGtgtcatattaattattgactGTTCTTCTTTTTGATTTGGATCTTCCAACAAACTTGGCCCAAGTATCTGGTCATAACTTGAATATTGTAAACCATTATGTGGTGATATGCGTTCTGGATTTTTATGTTGTAGTCTAAGAGGAGGGTTTTCGTATCTAATAGATGTATTACTATCAGATCTTGGGTACTTATACATAAGTCCATTATTCATAATTGACGAATTTTGATTAAGAACCCCATCATAGCCATTAATTAATGTCTGTTTTACATTTGGATCATTATCAGTTGATTGTAACATAGgatgaatatatttatcatttgaaCATATGTTTACACAATTTCtctgtgtatttttaaaatgaattagaTTGGGATCTTCTATATTTCCATGATTTGTCATGTCTAAATCTGATGAAACTCTAAAATCAGTAATTGGACTATAATAAACTTGCGGGGGACTTTTATTTCCTAAAAACACCTTTTGTACATGTgcttcatttaaattaattggtaTTACAGACTGTGCGTTCAAACTAATTGGCACTGAAATCATTTCTGTTGgatctgtatatatttttaatttttgtttttgatgatGGTTAGTTGTGTCGGACGGATTTTTAATGGTAGACCAATTACcacatttttcaaaactattaagTGTATTAATTGATTTCAAGTCAGTTGATATAAGACTAGAcatcgataaattatttatactcaaaTTATTGTCTTTGGGTTCAGCACTGTTAATTCGTAAATCCATAGAGTCGACGTCGCTAAAGTCATCCGAAACTACATCTATAACATCATGCTTGTCTTTATTACTTGATGAACTTTGTTCCATAATATTCATAACAGATGGTCTAGATTTATTCATTGCAAAATTATAAGAAGGTTGTTGatcaataatagattttttctTTAACCCATCAAAACACATGTTAATGGAACTACTGTGATATATGCTACTATTTGAATCATTTAATTCATGTGCTACATCTTTTGGAGACACAGTAACAGGGATAGGTTTGACAGTAACCGCCATAGGTATTCGATTTACATCATATGCAGAACCATATGCTGAATTTGAAACTGAACTTTCACTAGGAGACAAAGCAGCTGTATATGAATCTTCAGGGAATATTCTTGATTCAATTCGATTATAAGAACATGGCCTAGAAATAGTTGGAGTTTCCAactgcatattatttaaaagttcaaCTTCACTATTCCGATTAGTAACCAGGCTGGTGTTAATGTTAATTGAATTACATAAACcatttaattgttgtaaagAAGACTGAGAATGATCACAGTCAATATCATTATGATCATTATGAGCGTGTACCAATGATATATCAGGGACCCATGAACTCTTATTCATAGGGATATCAGTTGAGTTAATAGAAACAGGAGATAACACATTCACTACTTCTAAATCTCGTGTATTGGAATTTATAGCATTTTCCACATAAGGATGTTCTACGTGAGATAATTTTTGGTCCATAGGCAAAGCATAAATTTgagtattttcattttcattgatAGACCGCCTAGATGAAACTAATTTTGAAATCATTTCTTCGGAGTTTCTAAGAGATAATAAATGTTCAGTCTTTGGACTATTGTTGCCTTCCGTATCAGAGCTTGTAGGTTCAATTTCCATTTGCTCAGAATTATCAATTGTTTGTTTAGGTTCTAGAGAATATGGATCAGAATGAGACAACTTTATAGGCCACTGTATGTCACTAGAAGGAGAAGCAGTACCATCCTGATCACTACTTAGATCAATCATTTTAGTACAATTTTCTATGCTTTCGTCCTTATCACTGACAGTAAAATTACTTTGTGTGTGTTTCAAATTTAAGACTGCTGTTATCGATAATTCAGGGTGTGATGCTTTTGTCACCCATTTGTTTTCTTTGACTGAAGATTCGTTCATTAGATGAGGAACTCCATTTATGTTTCGAGAGTTCTTTGGATTTTCAAGTACAGAGTTGTCATTATTTAAAGTAACATAACTACTATTCTCAATATTCGAGTTTTGGCAAttagaatcaattatttgaTTT
This genomic interval carries:
- the LOC132938980 gene encoding uncharacterized protein LOC132938980, with the protein product MSGVAHVTGDAMAAHRQHEEGSTSSSMSISTTEPTATIDCSRKRIHSETVDSDVDESTKNIPTTLDRFPKYVDCQETLVEMSFIKWLAGFRLECRKISCLTNTELYFGLFNFFCLNIAPEMVDCRNKINKSTLLKSFVEQTMLFLRGYYKTIKKDKKDTLDVLYYDRMSSMLAYYIDLKLMSSQRFKESSSHKRTSSKINTMLFVFLDQKLDYMFDSIFQLYYVFYGSVSINLGSIMLPVFKKLLSEHPIPKKMNFLTYMRYILCFKLWKKLIHSSPGMAGSVKRKELENLRLLLRRLNVPNDFMSQHEKNNWPNWPKLTMSPNGTPDSIQRDLKNVSFVLYGANLSLKECYKDILDASRKDIPILLKPIEEQCKTLRPDLFAISGKEVLKNWNENFDETLKPLIPTTRSCNSLLRKIKYNLYTPSKYECLEIDDETDEVHVVSINDDLSKSKNFGEGSENHSVRDKENCSHSDKKCMEKTNLMNSSTNEIIDESNNDKSDENDKSSVDASKTLMTTIVSCPANVKPQSNEDEMQVNVNQSKSSEKHVLYDDESRFDPTSNNPSRLNYISENTSTSHHPECSYSKGSKRNQCSSFGENSKSKKICRTKSKHEKNVSNCSPNQIIDSNCQNSNIENSSYVTLNNDNSVLENPKNSRNINGVPHLMNESSVKENKWVTKASHPELSITAVLNLKHTQSNFTVSDKDESIENCTKMIDLSSDQDGTASPSSDIQWPIKLSHSDPYSLEPKQTIDNSEQMEIEPTSSDTEGNNSPKTEHLLSLRNSEEMISKLVSSRRSINENENTQIYALPMDQKLSHVEHPYVENAINSNTRDLEVVNVLSPVSINSTDIPMNKSSWVPDISLVHAHNDHNDIDCDHSQSSLQQLNGLCNSININTSLVTNRNSEVELLNNMQLETPTISRPCSYNRIESRIFPEDSYTAALSPSESSVSNSAYGSAYDVNRIPMAVTVKPIPVTVSPKDVAHELNDSNSSIYHSSSINMCFDGLKKKSIIDQQPSYNFAMNKSRPSVMNIMEQSSSSNKDKHDVIDVVSDDFSDVDSMDLRINSAEPKDNNLSINNLSMSSLISTDLKSINTLNSFEKCGNWSTIKNPSDTTNHHQKQKLKIYTDPTEMISVPISLNAQSVIPINLNEAHVQKVFLGNKSPPQVYYSPITDFRVSSDLDMTNHGNIEDPNLIHFKNTQRNCVNICSNDKYIHPMLQSTDNDPNVKQTLINGYDGVLNQNSSIMNNGLMYKYPRSDSNTSIRYENPPLRLQHKNPERISPHNGLQYSSYDQILGPSLLEDPNQKEEQSIINMTHLMQQSSKNCKVHYKWPLNKTKSQTSSNGKLLEVSQSQDYKRNSNILYKYTDDELNQKLSPNEILNQSTGLSFNDRTNNSTLIQPNQQFQDLSNFIAPDHLSPTIQSGSESIDEKTQIQSRAVHSFENNSRTEPTEYQEMYRNTKIPSQSKESSTSLGIDGFEAAHYLFNSGKLFLCMYPKCTNSHHFRVIPSNAEMLRHEFTVPFDDFRFNIQYKYKQLLTSNPRTWPNIPVLEQLTKRCLCDICGDFDSKLNQNQEMLHTYVEGKKPSIEEDNCENEQPTNTQISLSWKKHLAQRFTSAEDVEKQSISQMIDDMERHIKRFKHAFTIIFPLNKDVKINSQHLRNACESYSDSDDSNKSLNSECKKKLEIGHKCFIKDLHLHSYQYLQVPNKVIPKHVLEELSNSSYHPPNQNLLATSHQCDEEHFPNEINKYFLKNSLSPSYQSMNLNLTSQSLKYVHENISNSSYQAAAENSPSTSRQSSIGNLTSSSHQPVLSNFPTTSHGISLDSCSTLNDRGLKHNHMSRYYSDGQMYTEFPQAYLQVPSAQFPNSSTNSYYGSPVNMPSDNSVPFCSPSLSINSVPHSPSSDCSIPSLVETVATAVPEHALLDDSLEAVNAAHNLMMISNRHRYNSTTSITTTKTTDTMTVSSTVTTNYKTVKNSKTTDVKANKMSITDTTVNNISPADTTANNISLLDSNKNNISTTCFLSGTIQPSMTEPEDQETDIVHNSRRKKKKKHDKKKDKKKKGKR